A genomic region of Plasmodium malariae genome assembly, chromosome: 14 contains the following coding sequences:
- the PmUG01_14062700 gene encoding conserved Plasmodium protein, unknown function: MDKFENTSGLSNFLIGQELIIDKLLFENKYLSNKRKNKVKDVNKLNYYLNEKFEIFLGYHNFLNIIFKKKKILISKHALVGRGKKDKRGRRSARSSAISSGGRSGRSSRSKIRDCYWDGMYNVSAQCKSENIHENKSLVKGKTESERNEIKNNNISDKDNQMRSGKTREEDNDSSLNEKDKNKKKGNKDKEKNGECKISIVNHTEDNIIRNEIQSDSFSYNNESESLHINEKENEKCDLLHDRRSSSVKEATEDVYHVEYGNILKKEVEEVEEVKEVKEVKEVEQVEQVKEVEQVEQVKEVEEVKEVEEVKEVEEVKEVEEVKEVEQVEKEGEDVDNFVNTANRISNSININDYSDECEHNESFSSHSSYSDASYVSNLSPDVLCFEKQFKYIYDMYRQNDQNIFLFYNPPVCKCSNKHLKENFFRYLNSKYPCLFNCTFSDHNGKEKNSIFDDKDGSGIDKNVSYVDRNSVSDMNRCSSGGDASSYGKVASDAAEMKLYAKAFFELFCFEKYYYDKRSCTSIPLDDVVQGKTCNKGTLKNHLKVDGIKEEKNCIPNTNSKEEENLLKLFFHKCLYRIIKEKCKTCDNSACCGLLYIPYSYIVVVLNRKVENLTYVCTNIKLPSNTDIYYNNKKNVITICTKNSEHEFFCYYCLKQNNYVRNILIYDVYFDGFIPFYKPLLNLKTKKNQEKVYNYINYNKGLNLSIVFFLTEPEMKNEIISGLKGKNKKDNKRSVSRDERRSGSRDERRSGSRSERSSGSRSERSSGSRSAHSNGSRSRRSDRRVSKEDDMRGMKLRVCRIFNINHRNEFRGINNNSNNSGMSSSHKKYIHSNNDKEEGNVENYFYNICNGNEVINNMNINMIVEKIIKIVNKKDSVCNENCIYNNFNKNNMRNKNLQIYLCESINSYGFDRRPLCIKKREVILSTYVHFQKIMNVYFLHKKSKNLGTIINGQLDEDVFKKGMRKNEMLSELYRKDDNDDNTPDRVEIGTGTTQWGKNQEQNVFPNEQNKQERKIEQEHGKEEGTKCLSVDTDEDKKNKGRLIDPIFSEAFFIFNDNSDLYTYEECKKSRVDNINKGNDTSKNKIIQKTTPALLPPSIGATKILDKLCTKFLQSLFNIYVCSYLMKQNNYNMYVIEKRKRKNFKKLSYAYRVSIIKRYYYYLFDIYKKKFNVHLMKEEEDDIHRSNWMKEDAYILRNTSKKRQKQNGVAKGGGNQTRVAMYAC, translated from the exons ATGGATAAGTTCgaa AATACCAGCGGACTATCAAACTTCTTAATAGGGCAAGAATTAATAAtagataaattattatttgaaaacAAATACCTTAGcaataaaagaaagaacaAAGTAAAAGATGTTAATAAGTTGaactattatttaaatgaaaaatttgaaatatttttggggtatcataattttctgaacattatctttaaaaagaaaaagatactGATTAGTAAGCATGCATTAGTGGGGAGgggaaaaaaagacaaaaggGGTAGGCGTAGCGCTAGAAGTAGTGCAATTAGCAGTGGTGGACGTAGTGGTAGAAGTAGCCGCAGCAAAATACGCGATTGTTATTGGGACGGAATGTATAATGTGTCAGCTCAATGTAAAAGTGAAAACATCCATGAGAATAAGAGTTtagtaaaaggaaaaacagaaagtgaaagaaatgaaataaagaaCAATAATATTAGTGATAAAGATAATCAAATGAGGAGTGGAAAAACTAGGGAAGAGGATAATGACAGTTCATTgaatgaaaaagataaaaataaaaaaaaaggcaataaggataaagaaaaaaatggcGAATGTAAAATTAGTATTGTTAATCATACAGaagataatataataagGAATGAGATACAGAGTGATTCATTTTCCTATAATAATGAAAGCGAAAGTTTGCATATTAATGAGAAGGAGAATGAAAAATGCGATTTATTACATGATCGACGTAGCAGTAGTGTGAAGGAGGCAACGGAGGATGTATATCATGTTGAATAtggtaatattttaaaaaaagaagtggaagaagtggaagaagtGAAAGAAGTGAAAGAAGTGAAAGAAGTGGAACAAGTGGAACAAGTGAAAGAAGTGGAACAAGTGGAACAAGTGaaagaagtggaagaagtgaaagaagtggaagaagtgaaagaagtggaagaagtgaaagaagtggaagaagtGAAAGAAGTGGAACAAGTAGAAAAAGAAGGAGAAGATGTGGACAATTTCGTAAATACGGCAAATAGAATAAGTAATAGTATCAATATTAATGATTATTCTGACGAGTGTGAACACAATGAATCATTCAGTTCACATTCTAGTTACTCAGATGCAAGCTATGTATCAAACTTATCACCAGATGTCTTATGTTTTGAAAAGcagtttaaatatatatatgacatGTACAGACAGAACGACCAAaatattttcctattttatAACCCACCTGTGTGTAAATGCTCCAACaaacatttaaaagaaaatttttttaggtACCTAAACAGTAAATACCCTTGCCTCTTTAACTGCACTTTTTCCGATCAtaatggaaaagaaaaaaactcCATCTTTGATGATAAGGATGGCAGTGGTATCGACAAAAACGTTAGCTATGTGGATAGAAACAGTGTTAGTGATATGAATAGATGCAGTAGTGGAGGTGATGCCAGCTCGTACGGGAAGGTAGCATCGGACGCTGCGGAGATGAAACTGTATGCAAAGGCATTCTTCGAGTTATTctgttttgaaaaatattattatgacaAGAGAAGTTGTACTTCTATTCCTTTAGATGATGTTGTACAAGGGAAGACTTGTAACAAAGGTACACTGAAAAATCATTTAAAGGTAGATGGAATAAAAGAGGAGAAGAATTGTATCCCCAATACTAATTCGAAAGAAGAGGagaatttgttaaaattattttttcataaatgcTTGTACagaattataaaagaaaaatgtaagaCTTGTGATAACAGTGCTTGTTGTGGTTTATTGTACATACCATACAGTTACATTGTTGTAGTGTTAAATAGAAAGGTGGAAAATTTAACGTATGTTTGtactaatataaaattaccaTCGAACACAGATATATACTATAACAATAAGAAGAATGTTATAACTATTTGTACAAAAAATTCTGAACATGAGTTTTtctgttattattgtttaaaACAGAATAATTATGTGAGAAACATTCTAATATATGATGTATACTTCGATGGATTCATCCCTTTTTATAAACCATTACTTAATTTAAAAACTAAGAAAAATCAAGAAAaagtttataattatataaattacaataaGGGATTGAATTTATCAATAGTGTTTTTCTTAACAGAGCCCGAGATGAAAAACGAGATTATCAGCGGCTTGAAggggaaaaacaaaaaggacAACAAAAGGAGCGTGAGTAGGGACGAACGTAGAAGTGGAAGTAGGGACGAACGTAGAAGCGGAAGTAGAAGCGAACGTAGCAGTGGAAGTAGAAGCGAACGTAGCAGTGGAAGTAGAAGCGCACATAGCAATGGAAGTAGAAGCAGGCGCAGTGATAGGCGCGTGTCAAAGGAGGATGATATGAGGGGCATGAAGCTGCGCGTGTGCagaattttcaatataaacCATCGCAACGAATTTAGGGggattaataataatagtaataatagcgGCATGAGTAGTAGTCATAAGAAATACATACATTCAAATAATGACAAAGAAGAAGGGAATGTAGAGAACTATTTCTACAATATCTGTAATGGAAATGAAGTTATTAACAATATGAACATAAATATGAttgttgaaaaaataataaaaattgtaaataaaaaagacagTGTGTGTAAcgaaaattgtatatataacaattttaacaaaaataatatgagaaataaaaatcttcaaatatatttatgtgaaTCGATTAATTCATATGGTTTTGATCGTCGTCCTTTATGCATCAAAAAGAGGGAAGTCATTTTGTCAACTTATGTACATTTTCAAAAGATTATGaacgtttattttttacataaaaagtCCAAAAATTTGGGTACCATCATTAACGGTCAACTAGATGAAGATGTTTTTAAGAAAGGTATgaggaaaaatgaaatgttATCCGAACTATATCGTAAAGatgataatgatgataatacCCCAGATCGGGTAGAGATAGGGACAGGAACTACTCAATGGGGAAAAAACCAAGAACAAAATGTTTTTCCAAATGAACAGAATAAACAAGAGCGGAAGATAGAACAGGAGCATGGGAAGGAAGAAGGAACAAAGTGCTTATCTGTAGACACGgatgaagataaaaaaaacaaaggaaGACTTATAGACCCCATATTTAGTGAAGCCTTTTTCATCTTTAACGATAATTCagatttatatacatatgaagaGTGCAAAAAGAGTAGAGTAGATAACATAAACAAAGGAAATGATACTAGTAAGAATAAGATTATACAGAAGACCACCCCAGCACTATTACCCCCTTCCATTGGTGCTACCAAAATTTTGGATAAATTATGCACCAAATTTTTACAGagcttatttaatatttatgtttgttcctatttaatgaaacaaaataattataatatgtatgtaattgaaaaaagaaaaagaaaaaattttaaaaaattatcatatgCTTACAGGGTAAGCATAATAAAAAGGTACTACTACTACTtgtttgatatatataaaaagaaatttaacGTACACTTAATGAAAGAGGAAGAGGATGACATACATCGTAGCAACTGGATGAAGGAGGATGCATACATTTTGCGTAATACTTCCAAGAAAAGGCAGAAACAAAATGGGGTAGCCAAAGGAGGGGGTAATCAGACGCGAGTTGCTATGTATGCTTGTTAA
- the MSP9 gene encoding merozoite surface protein 9, putative, with translation MKIKFLIFPLVALLVQNSFARCNDVAEFTKLFDNDLISNYEKLFKVIKCQYCKANKKEFKDEKCKQIKEECKQLLKGGKYPQMVKNLMYGIKVDDSQDLFGHDTEELKKLINFLELHKKEIDNVKGMIDHIKDNKSLLQLNAGNNSTVHTLNAKMKNLKNNVDYIEKSQDFINKHLNAGSDDIDNEDLQNMFNIKETGETDNGYKGLYKLSNSANTLDLNEDDNIHNIELGDIGIKDFVKNNMKDILKNGDGLLDIVKSTLIQDGGNIGGDLVNLIEKGKEIGEKILHIEGVIKGKSKTQTGHDAIEQLDHFKTELASYEYLLVNLKGVVLNKLKDILLKLLYKAYISYRKKKAKELGLEEAVEVTHDTYVNELKKGIIELGMKIFFHKVKHLLSIVKKKIFYKKNSKASTSGKEQKQVDMHNTVETPKLRGTAPDEEVALMSSIDNMIEEIDFYENEMYHNQYVDTANQENANVQGMDEDEQTQDEQMVDEQAANPVVDGTPTDNTPTDNTPTDNTPADNTPTDNTPTDNTPADNTPTDNTPAGGVEQEVEAPNNNQNEETNALNYNFVETLDKLAEEGAVQDAINQIVHDSIAVEAAKIEEVVDNVIEEVSKMEDNLPGNENEADELSQVQTPHSETAVPNHAVGEVTQELAAHNEAAEVVQPSTPYNQVGEVTQTQAVVPQNNADEVVQAVVPHNNEVGEAVQTAVPHNEVVEVV, from the coding sequence atgaaaataaaatttttaatttttcccttGGTTGCCTTGCTTGTTCAGAATAGTTTTGCAAGGTGTAACGATGTGGCAGAATTCACAAAATTGTTCGACAACGACCTTATAAGTAATTATgagaaattatttaaagtTATCAAATGTCAATATTGCaaagcaaataaaaaagaatttaaggatgaaaaatgtaaacaaaTAAAGGAAGAATGTAAGCAATTATTGAAAGGAGGAAAATATCCCCAAATGGTAAAGAATTTAATGTATGGTATAAAAGTAGATGATAGTCAAGATTTATTTGGACATGACACAgaggaattaaaaaaattaattaatttcttAGAATtgcataaaaaagaaattgacAATGTAAAAGGTATGATAGATCATATAAAAGATAACAAATCCTTGTTGCAACTTAATGCAGGAAACAACTCAACTGTTCATACTCtaaatgcaaaaatgaaGAACTTGAAAAATAATGTAGACTATATAGAAAAGAGTCAGGAtttcataaataaacatttaaatgCTGGAAGTGATGATATAGATAATGAGGATTTGcaaaatatgtttaatataaaagaaacaGGAGAAACAGATAATGGTTATAAAGGATTATATAAACTTAGCAATAGTGCGAATACATTAGATCTTAATGAAGATgataatattcataatatagaACTAGGGGATATTGGTATCAAagattttgtaaaaaataatatgaaagatatacttaaaaatggAGATGGACTTTTAGATATAGTAAAAAGTACATTAATTCAAGATGGTGGTAATATTGGAGGAGATTTAGTAAATCTTatagaaaaaggaaaagagataggtgaaaaaattttacatatagaAGGAGTAATTAAAGGTAAATCAAAAACACAAACAGGTCATGATGCAATTGAACAGCTAGATCATTTTAAAACGGAATTAGCTtcttatgaatatttattagttaATCTTAAAGGTGTAGTTCTGAATAAactaaaagatatattactAAAACTGTTATATAAAGCTTATATATcctatagaaaaaaaaaagcaaaagaatTAGGTTTAGAAGAAGCAGTTGAAGTTACTCATGATACCTATGtgaatgaattaaaaaaaggtatcATCGAATTAGGtatgaaaatattctttCACAAAGTCAAACATTTATTATCTATcgttaaaaagaaaatattctaCAAAAAGAACTCAAAAGCTAGTACTTCGGGTAAGGAACAAAAACAGGTCGATATGCATAATACCGTTGAAACACCTAAACTAAGAGGAACTGCCCCAGATGAAGAGGTTGCTCTTATGTCCAGCATAGACAACATGATTGAAGAAATAGACTTTTACGAAAATGAAATGTATCACAATCAATATGTAGACACAGCCAACCAAGAAAATGCTAACGTGCAAGGAATGGACGAAGATGAACAAACACAAGACGAACAAATGGTTGACGAGCAAGCGGCTAATCCAGTAGTGGATGGTACGCCAACCGATAACACGCCAACCGATAACACACCAACCGATAACACACCAGCCGATAACACACCAACCGATAACACACCAACAGATAACACACCAGCCGATAACACACCAACAGATAACACACCAGCGGGTGGCGTTGAACAGGAAGTAGAGGCTCCAAACAATAATCAGAATGAAGAAACGAATGCCCTTAATTACAATTTTGTTGAGACTCTTGACAAATTAGCTGAAGAGGGTGCCGTCCAAGATGCAATAAATCAAATAGTACACGATAGCATAGCTGTGGAAGCTGCCAAAATAGAGGAAGTCGTTGACAACGTTATAGAGGAAGTGTCTAAAATGGAGGACAATTTACCAGGTAACGAAAACGAAGCGGATGAGTTAAGTCAAGTCCAAACTCCACACAGTGAAACAGCGGTACCTAATCACGCAGTGGGTGAAGTAACTCAAGAACTAGCAGCACATAACGAAGCGGCAGAGGTAGTTCAACCATCTACACCATATAACCAAGTGGGGGAAGTAACTCAAACTCAAGCGGTAGTACCACAAAACAATGCGGATGAGGTTGTCCAAGCAGTGGTACCACACAACAACGAAGTAGGTGAGGCAGTCCAAACGGCAGTTCCACACAACGAAGTAGTCGAAGTGGTATAA
- the PmUG01_14062800 gene encoding RNA pseudouridylate synthase, putative, translating into MCYAKDEENDYRKLTFLRLSKILSLSSVTSRSKAQELIKSGKIKVNNQVIKQNVAVDVNSTIVIDGKKINVDITTKLWGVYKPKHVFCSTDKNYEYEEKRIFYNDYKRVLAENYKLQLPYKGDMEGAKKIQRKLLTSMELTGSSSTDQKTLTIKQSIMGELGKKRNNVRGIVNDGKSDIRDKNEFFKNNRIITRNNSKLNMNLFDFIKKKNILYESKNNVINFIPEHLIIVNSLNSLSEGIVLLTNDGDFANNLKHVNNNILTTYLIKTQEQLTDEKIKLLQKGCYVEHVHIRPLHVQVIKSGLVSKWIKLTYVEKSHTDIDKLFAKYNITIRKCKRFSFGPYRSSDLTQNFIMPLKIHSTIVHLIPKYNSKLTLCQPPGNMVTDTDDKFVYVQNYLKDSIVRDI; encoded by the exons ATGTGCTATGCTAAGGATGAGGAGAACGATTACAGAAAATT AACATTTTTAAGGCTTTCGAAAATACTGTCCCTATCCTCCGTAACGTCGAGGAGTAAGGCCCAAGAATTGATAAAAAGCGGGAAAATTAag GTAAACAACCAAGTAATTAAGCAAAATGTTGCTGTTGATGTAAATTCGACGATAGTGATAGACGGAAAGAAAATTAACGTAGACATTACAACAAAACTATGGGGTGTTTATAAGCCGAAACATGTATTTTGCAGTACTGATAAAAATTACGAATATGAGGAAAAGCGGATATTTTATAATGATTATAAGAGGGTGTTAGCTGAGAACTATAAACTACAACTACCATATAAGGGAGATATGGAAGGGGCTAAAAAGATACAGAGGAAGCTTCTGACAAGTATGGAATTAACAGGAAGTTCTAGTACAGATCAAAAAACGTTAACGATAAAGCAGAGTATAATGGGTGAATTGggcaaaaaaaggaataacgTAAGGGGAATTGTGAACGATGGAAAGTCAGATATAAGGGATAAAAATGagttttttaagaataatagaataataaCTAGGAATAATTCAAAATTGAATATGAACCTTTTcgattttataaaaaaaaaaaatatattatatgaatcaaaaaataatgtaataaattttataccTGAACACTTAATAATTGTCAATAGTCTTAACTCATTAAGTGAAGGAATAGTATTACTAACAAATGATGGAGATTTTGCAAATAATTTGAaacatgtaaataataatatattaactacttatttaataaaaacacaAGAACAATTAActgatgaaaaaataaaattattgcaAAAAGGTTGTTATGTAgaacatgtgcatatacGTCCTTTACATGTACAAGTCATAAAATCTGGGTTAGTAAGTAAATGGATTAAATTAACATATGTTGAAAAATCACACACAGATATAGACAAATTATttgcaaaatataatataaccaTCAGGAAATGTAAAAGATTTTCTTTTGGACCTTACAGATCATCTGATTTAacacaaaattttattatgccTTTAAAAATACACTCAACAATTGTTCATTTAATTcctaaatataattcaaaattaaCATTATGCCAACCACCTGGGAATATGGTAACTGATACTGATGATAAATTTGTCTACgtacaaaattatttaaaggaTTCAATTGTTAGGGATATATGA